Proteins encoded together in one Nitrospira sp. window:
- a CDS encoding Glu/Leu/Phe/Val dehydrogenase → MQELDTPTFRLAVAQFDQAAEAMGLDTNLRERLKLPQRSLVVSLPVRMDDGRVEVFTGYRVQHDSSRGPSKGGVRYHPDVSLGEVAALAMWMTWKCALAGLPYGGAKGGVQVAPRSLSPGELQRLTRRYAAEIFPLIGPDKDVPAPDVGTDAQIMAWMMDTYSQQVGYAVPGVVTGKPLSIGGSLGREEATGRGVVYVTLEALRHLKLSVEAATVAVQGFGNVGSHTARIVREQGARVVAVSDVSGGIYNPKGLDIAQLIRRDPGQPLHQTKLGDALTNEELLQLECTVLIPAALSEQITGKNADRLKCRILSEGANGPTTLEADRILADKGIFVIPDILANSGGVIVSYFEWVQDLQRFFWSAADIQNRLQNIITSAFHRTLRFSSERHVSMRMAALMSGIDQVAQAHLQRGLYP, encoded by the coding sequence ATGCAGGAGCTTGATACACCAACGTTCCGTCTAGCGGTGGCGCAGTTCGATCAAGCCGCGGAGGCCATGGGGCTTGATACGAACCTCCGTGAACGACTGAAACTCCCTCAACGCTCCCTCGTTGTCAGTCTCCCAGTGCGCATGGACGATGGACGTGTCGAGGTCTTCACCGGCTACCGCGTTCAACATGATTCCTCACGAGGGCCTTCGAAAGGAGGCGTGCGTTACCATCCGGATGTGAGTCTCGGCGAAGTGGCCGCCCTGGCCATGTGGATGACATGGAAATGTGCGCTCGCCGGTCTTCCCTATGGTGGGGCAAAAGGCGGGGTGCAAGTGGCTCCACGGAGCCTCTCACCCGGCGAACTTCAACGGTTGACGAGACGTTATGCCGCAGAAATTTTTCCACTGATTGGGCCGGATAAGGACGTCCCGGCTCCGGATGTCGGCACCGATGCGCAGATCATGGCCTGGATGATGGATACCTATAGCCAGCAGGTCGGCTACGCGGTTCCAGGAGTCGTGACCGGCAAACCACTCTCTATTGGTGGCAGCCTTGGTCGTGAGGAAGCCACCGGCCGAGGAGTGGTGTATGTCACACTGGAGGCCTTACGCCATCTAAAGCTGTCGGTCGAGGCCGCAACTGTGGCCGTGCAAGGGTTTGGTAATGTCGGTTCGCACACGGCGCGCATCGTGCGAGAACAGGGGGCACGTGTGGTAGCCGTGAGCGATGTCTCAGGTGGAATCTATAATCCAAAGGGATTGGACATCGCACAGTTGATACGGCGCGACCCCGGTCAACCACTGCATCAGACCAAGCTCGGGGACGCCCTCACAAACGAGGAATTGCTACAACTGGAATGTACCGTGCTGATTCCAGCCGCCCTGTCTGAACAAATCACGGGGAAGAATGCCGATCGCCTGAAGTGCCGTATCCTTTCCGAAGGCGCAAACGGTCCGACGACGCTGGAGGCCGACCGTATCCTAGCCGACAAGGGGATCTTTGTGATCCCGGATATTCTTGCCAATTCGGGCGGCGTCATCGTCTCGTACTTTGAGTGGGTGCAGGACCTCCAGCGCTTTTTCTGGAGCGCCGCCGATATTCAAAACCGCCTGCAAAATATCATTACCTCTGCCTTTCACCGCACCCTGCGGTTCTCCAGCGAACGTCACGTTTCGATGAGGATGGCAGCACTCATGAGCGGAATTGACCAGGTCGCCCAAGCACATCTCCAACGGGGGCTCTACCCCTGA
- a CDS encoding slipin family protein: MSLLLPFVLLGLLLYASFKRVMEYERLVVFVLGKFHTVKGPGIRLVIPGLQQMVRVNLQTVTMEVPSQDVITRDNISVKVNAVIFLRVVDPQRAVLAVQDYLYSTSQVAQTTLRSVLGQSQFDDLLSKRDDINAELQRIIDQQTEPWGVKVAAVEVKNVDIPQDMQRAIARQAEAERERRAKIIHAEGEFQAAQKLAEAANVIGQNPAALQLRYLQTLVEIAAEKNSTTIFPIPIDTLAPFIKGLLSK; this comes from the coding sequence ATGTCACTGCTGCTGCCGTTCGTCTTATTAGGCCTTCTGCTCTACGCAAGTTTTAAACGCGTCATGGAATATGAACGGCTCGTGGTGTTTGTTCTCGGCAAGTTCCACACGGTCAAAGGACCCGGAATCAGATTGGTGATTCCGGGACTGCAGCAAATGGTCCGAGTCAATCTCCAAACCGTCACCATGGAAGTCCCCTCGCAGGATGTGATCACGCGCGACAATATCTCGGTGAAGGTCAACGCCGTCATTTTTCTTAGAGTCGTAGATCCGCAACGCGCCGTCCTGGCCGTTCAGGACTACCTGTACTCCACCTCACAAGTCGCTCAAACCACTTTGCGTAGCGTGCTAGGGCAGAGCCAATTCGATGACTTACTGTCGAAGCGTGACGACATCAACGCCGAACTGCAGCGCATCATCGATCAGCAGACTGAACCATGGGGTGTGAAAGTCGCAGCCGTTGAGGTGAAGAATGTCGATATCCCACAAGACATGCAACGTGCCATCGCCCGACAGGCCGAAGCCGAACGGGAACGTCGAGCCAAAATCATCCATGCGGAAGGAGAGTTTCAAGCTGCACAGAAACTCGCTGAAGCCGCCAACGTAATCGGACAGAACCCTGCTGCCCTTCAACTCCGTTATCTTCAAACGCTCGTGGAAATCGCAGCCGAGAAGAATTCCACGACGATCTTTCCGATCCCCATCGATACCCTGGCCCCGTTCATTAAAGGTCTCTTATCAAAATAG
- the sppA gene encoding signal peptide peptidase SppA has protein sequence MADDITQDVRPPKRHLLRKVFWLFAAGVGAMVLMNLFYPDLDLSSEDRIAVIRVEGVIMDSQTTVGELKRFSENPSIKAIVLRIDTPGGGVVPSQEIHDAVKRVRNKANKAVIASMGSVAASGGYYIAAATDRIVANPGTLTGSIGVIMETANVEGLLQKIGVEGVVIKSGKFKDVGSPLRKMSSEERGLLQGVMDDVHRQFIEAVAEGRSLELRTAQALADGRIFTGRQAKDAKLVDELGDLDDAIQLAADVVGIQGEPKIVEPRRRFSLREMLDSKLSMMFPKLDMHPGVSLKYLMAF, from the coding sequence ATGGCGGATGATATAACACAGGACGTGCGCCCACCCAAACGCCATCTGCTTCGCAAAGTCTTTTGGCTCTTTGCGGCAGGGGTGGGTGCGATGGTCCTGATGAATCTATTCTATCCCGACCTTGACTTGTCGAGTGAGGACCGGATCGCCGTGATCCGTGTTGAGGGCGTCATCATGGACTCCCAAACCACGGTCGGAGAACTGAAACGTTTCAGCGAAAATCCTTCCATCAAGGCGATCGTCCTTCGGATTGATACGCCAGGGGGCGGGGTGGTGCCGTCGCAGGAAATCCATGATGCGGTCAAACGAGTGCGGAATAAGGCCAATAAGGCGGTGATTGCTTCGATGGGGAGTGTGGCGGCGTCAGGGGGCTATTACATTGCTGCCGCGACGGATCGGATCGTGGCAAATCCTGGGACATTGACCGGCAGTATCGGTGTCATCATGGAAACCGCGAATGTGGAGGGGTTGCTTCAGAAAATCGGTGTGGAAGGGGTTGTCATCAAAAGCGGGAAATTTAAGGATGTGGGGTCTCCGCTTCGCAAGATGAGCTCCGAGGAGAGAGGCTTACTGCAAGGGGTGATGGATGACGTCCACAGACAATTTATCGAAGCTGTGGCAGAAGGCCGCTCACTGGAACTGCGAACGGCTCAAGCGCTGGCGGATGGGCGGATCTTCACCGGTCGTCAGGCCAAAGACGCGAAGCTCGTTGATGAACTTGGAGACCTGGACGATGCCATCCAACTGGCTGCGGATGTGGTAGGGATCCAGGGAGAGCCAAAAATCGTTGAGCCGCGCCGCCGGTTTTCCCTTCGTGAAATGCTGGACTCGAAATTGAGCATGATGTTCCCGAAATTGGATATGCACCCAGGTGTCAGCCTGAAATATCTGATGGCGTTTTAA
- a CDS encoding tRNA (adenine-N1)-methyltransferase, with the protein MSQLASGDRIHLVDQKRRQYALTLKAGETYQFSGQRIAHDALIGRPDGSIVTLSGGKKMVALKPTFGDYVLKMPRGAQVLYPKDLAIIPMWADVYPGARVFEAGTGSGAMTMALLRAVGPSGLVVTYEIREDFSQTAQTNITRYMNPANLRCFRKSAYEGIDLLDDQVPFDRVVLDLPEPWQVIPHAANALRSGGIYLSFVPTIPQVMQTVEALERATVFGMIETFETLLRTWSIQGRSVRPDHRMVAHSGFITMARKVEPGLLGPTMNKLRPIVEASEDTSDEMEEEQES; encoded by the coding sequence ATGTCTCAGCTTGCCAGTGGCGACCGTATCCATCTTGTCGATCAAAAAAGACGGCAGTATGCCCTCACTTTGAAGGCAGGAGAAACGTACCAATTCAGCGGACAACGGATCGCCCATGATGCGCTCATCGGCCGTCCGGACGGGTCCATTGTGACGCTCTCCGGCGGGAAGAAGATGGTGGCGCTCAAGCCGACCTTCGGTGACTATGTGCTCAAAATGCCTCGTGGGGCTCAGGTCCTCTATCCCAAGGATCTGGCGATCATTCCGATGTGGGCGGACGTCTATCCCGGGGCGCGAGTCTTCGAGGCGGGGACTGGGTCAGGAGCCATGACCATGGCGCTCTTGCGCGCGGTGGGGCCAAGCGGTTTGGTTGTGACCTATGAAATCAGGGAAGACTTTTCCCAGACGGCGCAGACCAATATTACTCGCTATATGAACCCTGCGAATTTGCGCTGTTTCCGGAAGAGCGCGTATGAGGGCATCGACCTCCTGGACGATCAGGTGCCGTTTGATCGAGTCGTGCTTGATCTTCCGGAACCCTGGCAGGTGATTCCGCATGCCGCCAACGCCCTTCGGTCAGGCGGCATCTATCTGAGTTTTGTTCCAACGATTCCGCAAGTGATGCAAACCGTCGAAGCGCTTGAACGGGCGACTGTGTTCGGGATGATTGAAACCTTTGAGACGCTGCTGCGGACCTGGTCGATCCAAGGTCGGAGTGTGAGGCCGGATCATCGGATGGTTGCCCATTCGGGATTCATCACCATGGCGCGCAAGGTGGAGCCGGGCTTGTTGGGTCCAACGATGAACAAATTGAGGCCCATCGTCGAAGCGTCAGAGGATACTTCTGACGAAATGGAAGAGGAGCAGGAGTCATGA
- the lipB gene encoding lipoyl(octanoyl) transferase LipB, translating to MIHTTPEATSLASGRQTQERTVRVFSEPVPYLAGWDLQCRLHEERLLGLQPDTVLILEHQPVYTLGRRTRVGDWGGDEGTLCQTGAELHRVNRGGSVTFHGPGQVVAYPILKVDRYATGPRQLVRLFEDVVIRVLSSWNITGNRLEGKPGVWVMTPEPQKIAFIGIRIERGVTLHGLAVNVDLDLTPFHRIHPCGLNDCLVTSMTALCHTPISVAAVKQVLAQTFTEVFSLSETKAE from the coding sequence ATGATCCACACCACTCCTGAGGCGACCTCCTTGGCGAGCGGTCGTCAGACACAGGAAAGAACCGTTCGTGTCTTCTCAGAACCGGTCCCCTATCTCGCAGGCTGGGACCTGCAATGTCGCTTGCATGAGGAGCGGCTCCTCGGACTCCAACCTGATACCGTTCTCATCCTTGAACATCAGCCAGTCTATACATTAGGGAGAAGGACCCGAGTCGGTGATTGGGGTGGAGATGAAGGAACATTATGTCAAACTGGCGCTGAGCTGCACCGAGTGAATCGTGGCGGATCCGTGACATTCCACGGTCCTGGGCAAGTTGTGGCCTACCCTATTCTCAAGGTCGATCGCTATGCGACAGGGCCGAGGCAGCTTGTCCGACTGTTCGAAGACGTTGTTATTCGAGTACTCAGTTCCTGGAATATCACCGGTAATCGTCTCGAGGGCAAGCCGGGTGTTTGGGTGATGACTCCGGAACCCCAGAAGATTGCGTTCATCGGAATACGAATCGAACGTGGGGTCACGTTGCATGGCCTGGCCGTCAACGTCGATCTCGACCTGACTCCATTTCACCGAATCCATCCCTGTGGACTGAATGACTGTCTGGTCACCTCAATGACAGCACTATGTCACACCCCAATCTCGGTTGCTGCCGTCAAGCAGGTACTGGCTCAGACCTTTACAGAAGTGTTTTCTCTTTCTGAAACCAAGGCGGAATGA
- a CDS encoding D-alanyl-D-alanine carboxypeptidase: MVTADHIRPLHRLWNGRRNLYHVILLVAYAFLWNAIDALPVSARTPHNPQDAVRSVNYVPHVLHWKRIPAHSILLKELRSGRVLFEHDTEKRLSPASLTKIMSALVILEKARLDELATVSKNAARAPKTHLRIKVGEVFRLGDLLKAMMMVSANDACLAAVEHVGGDEEQFVTLMNAKATALGLADTHFSNGCGFDSPDHYSTAEDLAKLSEVAMRNATFRNLVKAERELITPVSGYRAYVLHNTNRLLGRIPGVEGVKTGFTSKAGRCLIAKVSQNGSDLLLVILNSNRRWTTAKSLIDYGLRLTNPI, translated from the coding sequence TTGGTAACAGCGGATCATATCCGGCCTCTTCATCGTCTGTGGAACGGCAGACGGAACCTGTACCATGTCATTCTCCTGGTAGCGTACGCATTCCTATGGAATGCCATTGACGCGCTCCCAGTATCGGCAAGAACTCCACATAACCCTCAGGATGCAGTTCGATCCGTCAACTATGTTCCTCACGTGCTTCACTGGAAGCGCATCCCTGCTCACAGCATTCTTCTCAAAGAACTACGATCGGGACGCGTACTCTTTGAACATGACACTGAGAAGCGTCTTTCCCCCGCCAGTTTGACCAAGATCATGTCGGCATTGGTGATTCTGGAAAAAGCCCGGCTTGATGAACTGGCAACCGTGAGCAAAAATGCCGCACGGGCGCCGAAGACGCATTTGCGGATCAAAGTCGGTGAGGTATTCCGCTTGGGCGATCTGCTGAAGGCCATGATGATGGTCTCGGCGAACGACGCATGCTTAGCGGCTGTCGAGCATGTCGGCGGTGACGAAGAACAATTTGTCACGTTAATGAATGCCAAGGCCACGGCGCTTGGATTGGCAGATACACATTTTAGTAACGGATGTGGATTCGATAGTCCCGATCACTACTCAACGGCCGAAGATCTCGCCAAACTCAGTGAAGTGGCCATGCGAAATGCAACCTTCCGAAACCTGGTCAAAGCCGAACGGGAGCTCATCACGCCGGTCAGTGGCTATCGCGCCTATGTCTTGCACAATACCAATCGACTGCTCGGTCGAATCCCCGGTGTGGAAGGCGTGAAGACAGGCTTTACCTCGAAGGCAGGTCGGTGTCTCATAGCAAAGGTTTCACAAAACGGCAGCGATCTGTTGCTGGTTATTCTGAACTCCAATCGTCGGTGGACGACCGCAAAGAGTTTGATTGATTACGGCCTTCGTCTCACCAATCCGATCTAA
- a CDS encoding PCP reductase family protein: MSDSSQFAATDIRWSDGALRRMERAPIFLRGMVRRLAEKKARELGYEEITEEILDRFKGQMMGGMGGESGMAATAEKIVKGQLPWTAAAKERLATVPGFMQAMIKQIAEEVAKERGHLEVNVELFEKVEALGDPREEDRPSMEWTEGALALLQDKIKESPPIAVDFVTDMLKRDTEELAREKQLTHIDESTLRAVWDTPQANIGWTDEAWKRLQTSPDFVRSGIRKAAERRARRLGLKEIDSDHLTTFRNQAMMKAVKRIRSFGYQELTFDAFETALKKTKRLQSNDQAEKRLQEIRNHFADPATKKPEGGTLGAELMDRFRRYLKGEGTL; encoded by the coding sequence ATGTCAGACTCATCTCAGTTTGCAGCAACCGATATTCGGTGGAGCGACGGCGCGCTGAGGCGCATGGAGCGCGCTCCCATCTTTCTCCGTGGCATGGTGCGTCGGTTGGCTGAAAAAAAAGCACGAGAACTGGGATATGAGGAAATTACTGAGGAAATCCTTGATCGGTTTAAGGGACAGATGATGGGAGGAATGGGCGGCGAATCTGGAATGGCGGCTACCGCTGAAAAGATTGTGAAAGGGCAGCTTCCATGGACGGCTGCAGCAAAAGAGCGGTTGGCCACCGTACCAGGATTCATGCAGGCTATGATCAAACAGATTGCGGAGGAGGTTGCCAAGGAGCGTGGGCATCTTGAAGTGAACGTCGAGTTATTTGAAAAGGTGGAGGCCCTCGGGGACCCGCGTGAAGAGGACCGGCCTTCGATGGAGTGGACGGAAGGAGCCTTGGCCTTACTTCAAGACAAGATCAAGGAGTCTCCACCAATTGCGGTAGACTTCGTGACGGATATGCTCAAGCGGGATACCGAGGAGCTGGCCAGAGAGAAACAGCTGACGCATATCGATGAATCAACCCTACGCGCTGTCTGGGATACCCCTCAGGCGAACATCGGCTGGACGGATGAGGCATGGAAACGGCTGCAAACATCTCCGGACTTTGTCAGGAGTGGAATCAGGAAGGCGGCGGAACGGCGGGCTCGGAGGCTGGGATTGAAAGAGATCGACTCCGACCATTTGACGACGTTTCGAAACCAGGCGATGATGAAAGCTGTGAAACGTATCCGCTCATTCGGTTATCAAGAGCTGACATTTGATGCTTTTGAGACGGCGCTGAAGAAAACGAAACGTCTACAGAGCAACGACCAAGCCGAAAAGCGTCTTCAGGAGATCCGCAATCACTTTGCCGATCCCGCAACCAAGAAGCCTGAGGGAGGCACGCTGGGAGCTGAGCTCATGGATCGGTTTCGGAGATATCTCAAAGGGGAAGGTACTCTCTAG
- a CDS encoding sigma-70 family RNA polymerase sigma factor, with translation MKEELRVEEEIDVQQKLASDVDADDARASGMLGRIGRGEGEGSGPKGKSRPAMRTSQAASPFLLESLYFRSFGARGLLSREEEILIAKRVDQGTRRIRAALRQAIRTLLKVRRIPACEENASVLQSVRRLSGLSATALDNAEKALNAVLHPSDPTLHPTASVAKPLQAMLDEIRAARMILEQGKDELVRCNLRLVVDVAKHYTGRGLTLLDLVQEGNIGLMKAAERYQYRKGFKFSTYATWWIRQGITRSLADQSRTIRVPVHQTEASHRILRVMRRLCQQLGRPARLEEVAHVLRMRPERLRETVQAFQEPMALETPIGDGDTQFGDMIPDHQAVPPDANVHRSELTEQLDRILGTLTPREQTVIRLRFGIGYDEGSTLEQVGQSLSVTRERIRQIEAKALKKLKTPAIKELFAAIR, from the coding sequence ATGAAAGAGGAATTGCGAGTCGAAGAAGAGATAGACGTGCAACAGAAGCTGGCCTCTGACGTCGATGCCGATGACGCCAGAGCAAGCGGAATGCTGGGTCGAATCGGTCGCGGCGAGGGTGAGGGGTCCGGGCCGAAGGGAAAATCCCGACCGGCCATGCGGACGAGCCAGGCAGCCAGTCCATTTCTTCTAGAGTCGTTATACTTTCGCTCGTTCGGCGCGCGGGGACTCCTGTCGCGTGAGGAAGAAATCCTGATCGCCAAGCGGGTGGATCAGGGAACCAGACGCATTCGAGCCGCTTTGCGGCAAGCCATCAGAACTTTGCTCAAGGTTCGACGGATTCCGGCTTGTGAGGAAAATGCAAGCGTGCTCCAATCGGTTCGACGATTAAGTGGCCTGTCTGCCACAGCCTTAGACAATGCGGAGAAAGCCTTGAATGCCGTTCTACATCCGTCTGATCCTACTCTTCATCCCACGGCCTCCGTTGCGAAGCCATTACAGGCCATGCTCGATGAAATACGCGCTGCGCGAATGATCCTGGAACAGGGCAAGGATGAACTTGTGCGGTGCAATCTTCGGTTGGTCGTCGACGTCGCCAAACATTACACGGGTCGTGGGTTGACCTTGCTGGACCTTGTACAAGAAGGCAACATCGGGTTGATGAAAGCAGCGGAACGGTACCAATACCGAAAAGGGTTCAAGTTCAGTACCTACGCGACCTGGTGGATCCGCCAAGGTATCACTCGGTCGCTTGCAGACCAATCTCGAACGATCCGTGTTCCGGTTCATCAAACCGAAGCCTCGCACCGTATTCTTCGGGTGATGCGGAGGCTCTGCCAGCAATTGGGACGACCGGCACGCTTGGAAGAGGTCGCTCACGTGCTGCGCATGCGGCCTGAACGACTTCGGGAGACGGTACAGGCCTTCCAGGAACCGATGGCTTTGGAGACGCCGATCGGCGATGGCGATACCCAGTTCGGTGACATGATTCCGGATCACCAAGCCGTCCCACCCGATGCCAATGTCCACCGGAGTGAACTGACGGAACAGCTCGATCGTATCTTAGGCACACTCACCCCTCGTGAGCAGACAGTGATCAGGCTGCGTTTCGGCATCGGGTATGACGAAGGGAGTACCCTTGAGCAGGTCGGGCAAAGTCTATCCGTCACACGAGAGCGCATCCGCCAGATTGAGGCGAAAGCCTTAAAGAAACTGAAGACCCCTGCGATTAAGGAACTGTTCGCAGCGATCAGGTAG
- a CDS encoding VCBS repeat-containing protein, which translates to MTCDWSRFICGMVGFGLLLGPGVLACSKTEPYLPPDPFYYFASYPVGKNPTTITTGDFNHDSFTDLITTNISSNTVSILLGNGDGTFKAQTQLHVCQEPRALAMNDFNEDGHADVVLACSGGDEVALLVGRGNGKFEEGPRYPVHRSPVSLAAEDVNGDHHVDLAVALRNDKVKVFLGNGKGELQHGVQYEHGDTPTSVALSDLNGDGKVDLVVTNGGPMSNAVSIWLGNGDGTFRDPKDYPTGRRPLGVSFGDFNNDHNSDLLVINGEKDSFTTFLGNGNATFRPGKDAGADAGPNFGLARDFNGDQLVDVAIVNLQSSDLSILFGKGDGTFHYPPRNYRTKSGPFALSSFRVTTTGGEEPGLAIADNGSGSVSIFLHRGLKSLARSDPKG; encoded by the coding sequence ATGACATGTGATTGGAGTAGGTTTATCTGCGGTATGGTGGGGTTCGGTCTCCTCCTTGGACCGGGTGTATTGGCCTGTTCCAAGACAGAGCCCTATCTACCACCTGATCCGTTTTATTATTTTGCCAGTTATCCGGTCGGCAAGAACCCGACGACCATTACCACCGGTGATTTTAATCACGATTCGTTTACCGATCTCATTACGACGAATATTTCAAGTAACACCGTTTCTATCCTACTCGGCAATGGCGACGGGACATTTAAGGCACAAACGCAGCTTCATGTCTGCCAGGAGCCTCGTGCCCTTGCCATGAATGATTTTAATGAGGACGGACATGCTGATGTCGTTCTAGCTTGTTCTGGCGGAGATGAAGTGGCCCTCCTGGTTGGCCGCGGGAACGGAAAGTTTGAAGAAGGGCCCCGCTATCCCGTCCATCGAAGTCCAGTGTCACTGGCGGCCGAAGATGTGAATGGCGATCATCACGTCGATCTGGCCGTAGCTCTTCGGAACGATAAGGTCAAGGTATTTCTTGGAAATGGGAAGGGTGAGTTACAACACGGTGTGCAATATGAACATGGAGACACGCCAACGTCTGTGGCTCTGTCCGACCTCAATGGCGATGGCAAGGTCGATCTTGTCGTCACCAACGGAGGGCCGATGTCCAATGCCGTATCGATCTGGCTCGGCAACGGGGATGGGACCTTTCGCGATCCCAAGGACTATCCTACTGGCCGGCGACCCTTGGGTGTGAGTTTCGGAGATTTCAACAACGACCACAATAGCGATCTGCTGGTTATCAATGGGGAAAAGGATAGCTTTACGACCTTTTTAGGAAACGGCAATGCGACGTTTCGGCCAGGGAAAGACGCCGGTGCGGATGCCGGCCCCAATTTCGGCCTGGCCCGAGATTTTAATGGCGATCAGCTCGTTGATGTGGCGATCGTGAATCTCCAATCGAGCGACCTATCGATTCTGTTTGGGAAAGGTGATGGGACCTTTCACTATCCCCCGAGGAACTATCGAACGAAGTCCGGTCCGTTTGCGCTCTCCTCGTTCCGTGTCACCACGACAGGAGGAGAAGAACCGGGACTTGCTATTGCAGACAATGGAAGCGGCAGCGTCTCTATCTTTCTTCACCGTGGGCTTAAGTCCCTTGCACGGTCTGATCCGAAGGGATAA
- a CDS encoding nodulation protein NfeD gives MRLMIKEMTASTTPVIVFIAPSGGRAASAGVFLTMAAHVAAMAPGTNIGAAHPVAMGGSEMDSTMKEKVENDAVAYIKSIADQHGRNVSWAEEAVRKSVSVTEQEAIKLKIIDIVAENMPALLKQLNGRKVSLLNGPITLATDAATLHDFPMGTRLEWLKILSDPNIAYLLMSIGTIGIMAELYSPGAILPGIIGAISLILAFYSLQSLPVNYAGALLVILGAVFLLLEISITSYGLLALGGLAAMTLGGLLLIKGDAPYLQVSLSFLLPTVLTLGGFIGVIAWMAVKSGRGKPVTGTEGMIGSLAIAKTDLNPHGQITVHGEIWDAISQRPIRQGETAEVVSVEGLTVTVAPPHR, from the coding sequence ATGCGCCTGATGATCAAAGAGATGACCGCCTCCACCACTCCCGTCATCGTCTTCATTGCGCCTTCTGGAGGCCGTGCCGCCTCTGCCGGCGTCTTTCTCACGATGGCTGCCCATGTGGCCGCCATGGCGCCCGGAACGAACATCGGAGCGGCCCACCCGGTGGCCATGGGCGGCAGTGAGATGGATAGCACGATGAAGGAGAAAGTCGAGAACGACGCCGTGGCCTATATCAAGAGTATTGCAGACCAACATGGTCGCAACGTCTCCTGGGCTGAAGAGGCAGTTCGAAAGAGTGTCTCTGTCACGGAGCAAGAAGCCATCAAGCTCAAGATCATCGACATCGTGGCTGAGAACATGCCTGCGCTATTGAAACAATTGAACGGCCGAAAGGTCAGTCTTCTCAACGGTCCGATCACGCTCGCCACCGATGCCGCGACGCTTCACGACTTTCCCATGGGGACACGCCTCGAATGGCTCAAGATCCTGAGTGATCCCAACATCGCCTATCTTCTGATGTCGATCGGGACAATCGGGATCATGGCCGAACTCTATAGTCCCGGAGCGATCCTCCCTGGAATTATCGGCGCTATCAGTTTGATTCTGGCGTTCTATTCACTCCAGTCGCTTCCCGTAAACTATGCCGGGGCCCTGCTGGTCATCCTCGGCGCCGTCTTCCTATTACTAGAGATTTCGATCACCAGCTATGGGCTGCTGGCATTGGGTGGCTTGGCCGCGATGACCTTGGGCGGCCTCCTGCTCATCAAGGGTGATGCGCCCTACCTCCAAGTGTCCTTGTCATTTTTATTGCCGACGGTCCTGACCCTCGGCGGCTTCATCGGAGTCATAGCGTGGATGGCCGTAAAGAGTGGTCGCGGCAAACCGGTCACCGGAACAGAGGGCATGATCGGCTCGCTCGCCATCGCCAAGACAGACTTGAACCCACATGGTCAAATCACGGTCCACGGTGAAATTTGGGATGCGATCAGTCAACGTCCGATTCGACAAGGGGAGACGGCTGAGGTGGTGTCGGTCGAGGGACTGACGGTGACCGTGGCCCCGCCTCACCGATAA
- a CDS encoding integration host factor subunit beta, with the protein MTKAQIIEKVSEQVTTLTKRQAEVVVNTIFDCVRDSLKNGDKTEIRGFGSFRLRARRMKEGRNPKTGETVAVPAKRVPFFKAGKELKELLNQ; encoded by the coding sequence ATGACGAAAGCACAAATCATCGAGAAAGTCTCGGAACAAGTGACCACATTGACCAAGAGGCAGGCGGAGGTCGTCGTCAATACGATCTTTGATTGCGTGCGAGACTCGCTGAAAAACGGAGACAAGACAGAAATTCGAGGGTTCGGCAGTTTTCGTTTACGAGCTCGTCGCATGAAAGAAGGGCGGAACCCCAAAACCGGAGAGACCGTTGCAGTCCCGGCCAAGCGGGTCCCATTTTTTAAGGCCGGCAAAGAGCTCAAAGAGTTACTGAATCAATAA